A genomic segment from Bradyrhizobium sp. CB1015 encodes:
- a CDS encoding UPF0280 family protein, which produces MTRRPQIALLSDGRRLHLQDGPIDLIVEARGRTDAVRAAYQAAALRFTGLLDELCAELPELRAAAEEKTSLKGVVARRMHAAVAPYAADCFITPMAAVAGSVADEILAAMLRDATLDRAYVNNGGDIALHLAKGEHFSVGLMDRPDRDGVMRTMRIDADDPVRGVATSGRHGRSFSLGIADAVTVLAATASQADAAATVIANAVDLPGHPAIIRRPANELQPDSDLGARLVTRDVGELSHNEIAAALESGAECARHLFDRRLIEGAVLQLCGDMLVIGPKDIERLGSRPRQLENAVHA; this is translated from the coding sequence ATGACCAGGCGCCCGCAAATCGCATTGCTGTCTGATGGCCGGCGGCTGCATTTGCAGGATGGACCGATCGATCTGATCGTGGAGGCGAGGGGACGTACGGATGCGGTGCGGGCCGCCTATCAGGCTGCGGCGCTGCGGTTCACCGGATTGCTCGACGAGCTTTGCGCGGAGCTGCCGGAGCTGCGTGCGGCGGCCGAGGAGAAAACGTCGCTGAAGGGCGTCGTCGCGCGCCGCATGCATGCCGCGGTGGCGCCCTATGCCGCCGATTGCTTCATCACGCCGATGGCGGCCGTTGCCGGTAGCGTCGCGGACGAAATTCTGGCTGCGATGCTGCGCGATGCGACGCTCGATCGGGCTTACGTCAACAATGGCGGCGACATCGCGCTTCATCTCGCCAAGGGCGAGCATTTTTCAGTCGGCCTGATGGATCGGCCCGACCGCGACGGCGTGATGCGGACGATGCGGATCGATGCGGACGATCCGGTGCGGGGTGTCGCGACCAGCGGCCGGCACGGCCGCAGCTTTTCGCTCGGGATCGCCGATGCCGTGACCGTGCTGGCCGCAACCGCTTCGCAGGCCGATGCGGCCGCGACCGTGATCGCCAATGCCGTCGATCTGCCCGGGCATCCCGCAATCATCCGAAGGCCTGCGAACGAGCTTCAGCCTGACAGCGATCTGGGCGCGCGGCTCGTGACGCGCGATGTCGGCGAGCTGTCTCACAATGAGATCGCCGCCGCGCTCGAATCTGGCGCGGAATGTGCACGGCATTTATTCGATCGTCGGCTGATCGAGGGTGCCGTGCTGCAGCTTTGTGGTGATATGCTTGTCATCGGACCGAAAGATATTG